A part of Candidatus Electrothrix aestuarii genomic DNA contains:
- a CDS encoding MFS transporter, whose translation MRKLGKQVWGWALYDWANSAFATTVMAGFFPIFFKQYWSYGADVNTSTAQLGFANAIASLIVAAMAPLLGAIADRGSAKKKLLLLFAYLGVLMTASLFFVQQGQWLWAVFIYSMGIIGFSGANIFYDSLLPSVSNKDNIDYISSLGFSLGYLGGGLLFLVNVLMTLYPHFFGLSDASAAVRWSFLTVALWWGGFALFTLFWVEEEKKLVESRSIMQAIKEGGQQFAGTFREIRHLKTIFLFLLAYWFYIDGVDTIVRMAVDYGLSLGFASNDLIISLLIVQFIGFPAALVFGKLGQSWGVRKSIFLGIGIYMMITIWGVMMETKYEFYILAGAIGLAQGGIQALSRSFYSRLIPADKPAEYYGFYNMLGKFAAILGPALMAIVGLIVRRTLMPPTPTPEQVESVGRIASRWGIGSILLLFLIGGILFYFVDEEKGKQEAARLTGGGSPSA comes from the coding sequence ATGAGGAAATTGGGAAAACAGGTCTGGGGATGGGCTTTATATGATTGGGCAAATTCTGCCTTTGCCACAACGGTTATGGCAGGCTTCTTTCCGATCTTTTTTAAGCAATACTGGAGTTACGGGGCAGATGTCAATACAAGTACGGCCCAGCTCGGTTTTGCTAATGCCATTGCCAGCCTGATTGTCGCGGCAATGGCCCCCTTGCTGGGGGCTATCGCGGACAGGGGGAGTGCGAAAAAAAAGCTCTTGTTGCTTTTCGCCTACCTTGGGGTTTTGATGACCGCCTCTTTGTTTTTTGTTCAACAGGGGCAATGGCTTTGGGCGGTTTTTATTTATTCTATGGGGATTATCGGCTTTTCAGGAGCTAATATCTTCTATGATTCTCTGCTGCCCAGTGTGTCGAACAAAGATAATATTGATTACATCTCCAGCCTTGGCTTCTCTCTGGGTTATTTGGGCGGTGGCCTGTTGTTCCTCGTCAACGTCCTTATGACCTTATATCCCCATTTCTTTGGTCTCAGCGATGCCAGCGCGGCCGTGCGTTGGTCCTTTCTGACTGTTGCTTTGTGGTGGGGTGGCTTTGCCCTGTTCACCCTTTTCTGGGTTGAGGAAGAGAAAAAGCTTGTGGAAAGCCGTTCTATTATGCAGGCGATCAAAGAAGGCGGGCAGCAATTTGCCGGGACATTCCGGGAGATTCGTCATTTGAAGACGATCTTTCTTTTTCTCCTTGCCTACTGGTTCTATATCGATGGAGTGGATACCATCGTGCGGATGGCAGTGGACTATGGCTTGTCGCTGGGCTTTGCTTCAAACGATCTGATTATCTCCCTGCTCATTGTCCAGTTTATTGGTTTTCCGGCAGCGCTCGTGTTCGGTAAGCTTGGCCAGTCCTGGGGGGTACGGAAATCCATCTTCCTCGGGATCGGGATATACATGATGATCACCATCTGGGGGGTGATGATGGAGACCAAGTATGAGTTTTACATCCTGGCTGGGGCCATCGGCTTGGCCCAGGGCGGTATCCAGGCCCTGAGTCGTTCCTTTTATTCCCGCCTCATCCCTGCGGACAAGCCCGCAGAGTACTATGGCTTCTATAATATGCTCGGAAAATTTGCCGCTATTTTAGGCCCCGCTTTGATGGCTATTGTTGGCCTTATTGTCCGCCGGACCCTTATGCCGCCGACTCCGACACCAGAGCAGGTTGAGTCTGTGGGCAGGATTGCCTCGCGCTGGGGAATCGGTTCTATCCTCCTGCTCTTTCTTATCGGGGGGATTTTATTTTACTTCGTTGACGAGGAAAAAGGAAAGCAAGAGGCTGCGCGTTTGACTGGTGGAGGTTCTCCATCGGCCTGA